Within the Emticicia oligotrophica DSM 17448 genome, the region GACTTTATTTTCTACATAATTCATCGAACCAGAAAGGTCTATTATAAACTTCAAATGAAAATTACTTTCGGTAGAAGATTCACGAACCAAGTGTTTATCTGTTCGGGCATAAAGTTTCCAGTCGATTCGTTTAGGGTCATCACCAATTTCATAATGGCGATATTGCTCAAATTCTACCCCATAACCTGTTCTTTTACTATGATGAATGCCCAACATTAGTTGCTCACTCACCAATTTACCAGCTAATTGGAGGTTGTTGAGTTTTATGAGTTCTTCTGTTAGCATCTTACTATTTCAACAAATCCGTGATAACATCATCAGTACTGATACCTGCTGCTTCTGCTCTAAAATTTAGTGCAATGCGGTGGCGAAGAATAGGGTATGTAAGAGCTTCAATATCTTCTGGTATTACCGAAAAACGCTCATTTAAAACGGCACGAGCCTTCGCACAAACAACTAAAGCTTGCCCTGCACGTGGACCAGCCCCCCATTCGCTCCATTCCTTCACAAAAGCAGAGGTAGTATTTGCTGGGCGAGTTGAACGTACAATTTTATTGATTTTTACAATAAGTTCTTCAGAAATATGTACTTGACGAGTAAGGTGCTGTAAATCAATGATTTCAGCATCACTCATGATGGAATTCAATGTTGGTTTTGAAGTGCCAGTTGTATTCTTTAATACATTAAGTTCTTCACTTTCAGAGGGATAACCCAATTTAATATAAAGTAAAAAACGGTCGAGTTGAGCTTCTGGTAATGGATACGTACCAGCTTGCTCGATTGGGTTTTGGGTGGCAATAATCAGAAAAGGTTTGGGCAAATCGTAGTTAGTGCCTGCATAGGTTACCTTATATTCTTGCATTGCTTCAAGTAA harbors:
- a CDS encoding AAA family ATPase, encoding METKDLHHYKSLVGKLPLLKKEIAKVIVGQEAAIDEILISLLAGGHCLLEGVPGLAKTLMVKTISEALDMKFKRIQFTPDLMPGDILGTEILEEDHETGKKFFKFNRGPIFANIVLADEINRTPPKTQAALLEAMQEYKVTYAGTNYDLPKPFLIIATQNPIEQAGTYPLPEAQLDRFLLYIKLGYPSESEELNVLKNTTGTSKPTLNSIMSDAEIIDLQHLTRQVHISEELIVKINKIVRSTRPANTTSAFVKEWSEWGAGPRAGQALVVCAKARAVLNERFSVIPEDIEALTYPILRHRIALNFRAEAAGISTDDVITDLLK